From the Lolium rigidum isolate FL_2022 chromosome 2, APGP_CSIRO_Lrig_0.1, whole genome shotgun sequence genome, one window contains:
- the LOC124692434 gene encoding mechanosensitive ion channel protein 6-like, with protein sequence MDQAQRESSLRSYGSARSLSRSGEQDLLSDPGERREVVVKIDGNGNSPAPFSISGPGATAAAGNATSNAATSTKPSRKLSSAGSSPTKGWDDGTYDFWKNEGGGKGGAPARRVEDFSFKNRPAKPPPSSPPLSPSLAPTQPNAAAAAAAEGGGEDPPTRLIGNFLRKQMASGAELSLDLDLEMEEDIGRSSSQPSMSRDREAARVSFKDHKSSSSSSSSDSDDAGGRRRSRGRAADDREVIRGPNTSTPAGAGPLLRAKTRSRLMDPPPQSPVSARAVDEEPRKSSALRPPKSGQFPSGRMTGKSGQFPSGRKTGNKSGAVGKSGPMEEEEDDPFIDDDIPDDFKRGKLDTLTILQWISLVLIIGALVCSLTIKRLASKKLWELHLWKWELLVFVLICGRLVSGWVIRIAVFCVERNFVLRKRVLYFVYGVRGAVQNALWLGLVLASWHFLFDENVPTKTLVLPYVTKILFCLLVATLIRLVKTLLLKVLASSFHVSTYFDRIQEALFNQYVVETLSGPQLVDEDYVLAEVRELQRAGATIPKELHAALPAKNLSGQRSIRISGLISKGEGSSQLSKEKKQRELDEGITIDKLHRLNQKNVSAWNMKRLMKIVRFGTLTTMDEQIQQATGDGDESGTQIRSEYEAQVAAKKIFQNVAKPGSKYIYLADLMRFMRQEEAIKAMHLFEGAQEHCRVSKRSLKNWVVNAFRERKALALTLNDTKTAVNKLSQMGNVVVGLIVFALWLLILGIATTHFFVFISSQLLVAVFVFGNTMKTIFEAIIFLFVMHPFDVGDRCEIEEVQVVVEEMNIMTTVFLRYDNLKIYYPNSVLATKPIFNFYRSPDMGEGVDFSIHVATPVEKLALMKERILRYIDSKKEHWYPGAMVVLRDVDDTNKLKVSIWLRHTLNFQDMGMRFVRRELVLQEMIRVLKDLDIEYRMLPLDVNVRNAPPLQSTRMPTTWNYS encoded by the exons ATGGACCAGGCGCAGCGCGAGAGCAGCCTGAGGTCCTACGGGTCGGCCAGGTCGCTGTCCCGGTCGGGCGAGCAGGACCTGCTGTCGGACCCCGGCGAGCGGCGGGAGGTGGTCGTCAAGATCGACGGCAACGGCAACAGCCCCGCTCCCTTCTCCATCTCCGGCCCCggcgccacggcggcggcggggaatgcGACCTCGAACGCCGCCACCTCGACGAAGCCGAGCAGGAAGCTCTCGAGCGCCGGCAGCTCGCCCACCAAGGGGTGGGACGACGGGACATACGACTTCTGGAAGAACGAGGGCGGCGGGAAAGGGGGCGCCCCCGCGCGCCGCGTCGAGGACTTCAGCTTCAAGAACCGCCCGGcgaagccgccgccgtcgtcgccgccgctgtcCCCCTCGCTCGCGCCAACACagcccaacgccgccgccgccgccgcggcggagggcggcggcgaggacCCGCCCACGCGCCTCATCGGGAACTTCCTCCGCAAGCAGATGGCGTCCGGCGCCGAGCTCTCGCTCGACCTCGACctggagatggaggaggacaTCGGGCGCTCGTCCTCGCAGCCGTCCATGTCCCGCGACCGGGAGGCCGCGCGCGTCTCCTTCAAGGACCACAagagctcctcctcgtcgtcttcctccgactccgacgacgccggcggccgccgccgcagccgcgggCGCGCCGCGGATGACAGGGAGGTGATACGCGGCCCCAACACGTCCACCCCGGCCGGAGCGGGGCCGCTGCTGCGCGCCAAGACGCGGTCCCGGCTCATGGACCCGCCGCCGCAGTCGCCGGTCTCGGCGCGCGCCGTCGACGAGGAGCCGCGCAAGTCTTCCGCCCTGCGGCCGCCCAAGTCCGGCCAGTTCCCGTCGGGGCGCATGACCGGCAAGTCCGGGCAGTTCCCTTCGGGGCGCAAGACCGGCAACAAGTCCGGCGCCGTCGGCAAGTCGGGccccatggaggaggaggaggacgaccccttCATCGACGACGACATCCCCGACGACTTCAAGCGCGGGAAGCTGGACACGCTCACCATACTGCAGTGGATCAGCCTGGTGCTCATCATCGGGGCGCTGGTCTGCAGCCTCACCATCAAGAGGCTGGCCAGCAAGAAGCTCTGGGAGCTGCACCTATGGAAGTGGGAGCTCCTCGTCTTCGTGCTCATCTGCGGCCGCCTCGTCTCCGGCTGGGTCATCCGGATCGCCGTCTTCTGCGTCGAGCGCAACTTCGTGCTGCGGAAGCGCGTGCTCTACTTCGTCTACGGCGTCCGCGGCGCCGTGCAGAACGCGCTCTGGCTCGGCCTGGTGCTCGCATCCTGGCACTTCCTCTTCGACGAGAACGTCCCGACCAAAACGCTGGTGCTGCCCTATGTCACAAAGATACTCTTCTGCTTGCTCGTCGCCACGCTCATCCGGCTTGTCAAGACGCTGCTGCTCAAGGTGCTGGCTTCCTCCTTCCATGTCTCCACATACTTTGATCGGATTCAAGAGGCATTGTTCAACCAATATGTCGTCGAGACGCTCTCCGGGCCGCAGCTAGTCGACGAGGACTACGTGCTCGCCGAGGTGCGTGAGCTCCAGCGCGCAGGCGCAACCATCCCGAAAGAGCTCCATGCCGCCTTGCCAGCCAAGAACCTATCAGGGCAGAGGAGCATCCGGATCTCGGGTTTGAtttctaaaggagaaggaagcagtcAGCTGTCAAAGGAGAAAAAACAGCGTGAGCTTGATGAAGGGATCACCATTGACAAGCTCCATAGGCTCAATCAGAAGAACGTTTCAGCGTGGAACATGAAGAGGCTGATGAAGATTGTTCGGTTTGGGACGCTCACCACAATGGATGAGCAGATTCAGCAGGCAACAGGAGATGGGGATGAGTCTGGGACACAGATTCGCAGTGAGTATGAGGCGCAAGTGGCCGCCAAGAAGATCTTCCAGAATGTAGCCAAGCCTGGATCCAA GTACATATACTTGGCAGACCTGATGCGCTTCATGAGGCAGGAGGAAGCCATCAAAGCTATGCATCTTTTTGAAGGAGCACAGGAGCACTGTAGGGTCAGCAAGAGGTCTCTCAAGAACTGGGTG GTGAACGCATTTAGAGAGCGCAAAGCTCTTGCCTTAACACTTAACGACACAAAAACCGCAGTTAACAAGCTCAGCCAGATGGGCAATGTTGTAGTTGGCCTCATTGTGTTTGCTCTCTGGCTTCTTATTCTTGGCATAGCGACGACGCATTTCTTCGTCTTCATCAGCTCGCAGCTTCTCGTGGCAGTCTTTGTGTTTGGGAATACCATGAAGACGATCTTTGAGGCCATTATTTTCTTGTTTGTGATGCATCCTTTCGACGTGGGTGACCGCTGTGAAATTGAAGAAGTACAG GTCGTTGTGGAGGAGATGAACATCATGACAACTGTCTTTCTCCGATACGATAATCTAAAGATCTATTACCCAAACAGTGTACTGGCTACCAAGCCGATTTTCAATTTCTACAGGAGTCCTGATATGGGAGAAGGGGTCGACTTCTCTATTCATGTTGCCACACCTGTGGAAAAACTGGCCCTCATGAAGGAAAGAATATTACG TTACATTGACTCCAAGAAGGAACATTGGTACCCCGGCGCCATGGTTGTCCTACGAGACGTTGACGACACCAACAAGCTGAAAGTATCCATCTGGCTCCGACACACGCTCAACTTCCAGGACATGGGGATGAGATTCGTGAGGAGGGAGCTGGTGCTGCAGGAGATGATCAGGGTCCTGAAGGACCTCGACATCGAGTACCGGATGTTGCCACTTGACGTGAACGTGAGGAACGCTCCCCCTCTTCAGTCCACGAGGATGCCGACGACATGGAACTACTCCTGA